From the genome of Solanum stenotomum isolate F172 chromosome 5, ASM1918654v1, whole genome shotgun sequence:
TCGGAGATGTCCTCAACGATGAATTGTGAGTCCCTTGCCAAAACACAAACATCATCTCTAGTCCCAACTCCTCCAGGCAATCTAGCCGCTGCATCTCTTACCAAACAATGGAGTGTGAAAAAAGGTGGTCTATTCCTCTTAAGAATATCATAATGACAAATCCTTTTGAATAGTTTGCCTCCACGCCTTTTTAGCGGAGCAACAACAGACTTCTTTCCGTCAACAGCTGTATATGAGAAAGCCTTGTTAGGTTGTGTGTACCTTAGAGCTTCTTCTCTACGGAAACAAGCTCTTATTTCCTCGCTACAGGGTTGAATCGTTTCGAGACTATTCATAGCTCTTGATTCCTCTGACCTTTCGCCAAGATTGAATGTGCAGGATCTGTTGTTGGATATTTGCATTAGAATCTTTGCTGCACGATTGACTTCCTTGTCCGGCATGTCATCAGATGTGTTTTTTGTCATCTTTGTTTTCTATAT
Proteins encoded in this window:
- the LOC125865985 gene encoding uncharacterized protein LOC125865985 → MPDKEVNRAAKILMQISNNRSCTFNLGERSEESRAMNSLETIQPCSEEIRACFRREEALRYTQPNKAFSYTAVDGKKSVVAPLKRRGGKLFKRICHYDILKRNRPPFFTLHCLVRDAAARLPGGVGTRDDVCVLARDSQFIVEDISDSQLSKAVRGGLDRLHYEDDPCVKYERERHRWTYLHGDRKVEDFEDDST